From one Drosophila subpulchrella strain 33 F10 #4 breed RU33 chromosome 3L, RU_Dsub_v1.1 Primary Assembly, whole genome shotgun sequence genomic stretch:
- the LOC119554436 gene encoding uncharacterized protein LOC119554436, whose protein sequence is MFKFFALCLCALLAVACGKPQFLTAYSAASPLVAASPYAYSSGLYASPYSAAYTSGVYATPYAYGAYSPYSSPLYLRR, encoded by the exons ATGTTCAAGTTT TTCGCTCTGTGCCTGTGCGCCCTGTTGGCCGTTGCCTGTGGCAAGCCGCAATTCCTGACCGCCTACAGTGCGGCCTCCCCCTTGGTGGCCGCCTCGCCCTACGCCTACTCCAGCGGACTCTACGCCTCTCCGTACAGTGCGGCCTACACCAGCGGCGTCTATGCCACGCCCTACGCCTACGGTGCCTACAGCCCCTACAGCAGCCCCCTCTACCTGAGACGTTGA
- the LOC119554433 gene encoding protein nutcracker-like isoform X16 has translation MSEAKSEIGGDLAGPSTSGEQRQQSEPQVVATKDTKAPDQVPKKQRQRLVSEKSSPEPNPLILEHANLESVPQHMEKLLKQYQENRKMPAAEWLNLLIYLLALECGFVEEETYAQKRHLIEPVPSFSSFHALNVRLLSEQPANYVVCFNDTAYSMRLRTLLDHHTSEEASVVSALQSRLMAITLGDQLMVTLSPAPPSQQPGYSISLPIGRYVLNVQAKNKPIYHRFRKLDELSYQLKQHLFQPMRSQQLMQMEQKLQPSLLGLPYELYDEIFRYLNKSQLNVVAKVNRQLQLYTKETERKRQLGSRS, from the exons GACAACAAAGTGAGCCACAAGTGGTTGCCACCAAGGACACCAAAGCTCCGGATCAAG TGCCAAAAAAGCAGCGACAGCGATTGGTATCGGAGAAGAGCAGCCCGGAGCCGAATCCTTTGATACTGGAGCATGCCAATCTGGAATCGGTGCCGCAACATATGGAAAAGCTACTGAAGCAGTACCAGGAAAATCGGAAAATGCCAGCTGCCGAATGGCTCAATTTGCTGATCTATTTGCTGGCTTTGGAGTGCGGATTCGTGGAGGAGGAGACATATGCCCAGAAAAGACACCTCATCGAACCGGTTCCATCTTTTAGCAGTTTCCATGCTCTGAATGTGCGACTCCTGAGCGAACAGCCTGCAAACTATGTGGTCTGCTTCAATGACACCGCCTACTCCATGCGATTGAGGACCCTGTTGGACCATCATACTTCCGAGGAGGCTTCTGTGGTGTCTGCCCTGCAATCCCGCCTGATGGCCATCACACTGGGGGATCAGCTAATGGTCACCCTATCGCCAGCACCGCCATCCCAGCAGCCAGGCTATAGCATCAGCCTGCCCATCGGTCGTTATGTCCTGAATGTCCAGGCCAAGAACAAGCCCATATATCATCGCTTTCGAAAGCTGGACGAACTCTCCTATCAACTGAAGCAGCATCTCTTCCAGCCCATGCGATCGCAGCAACTTATGCAGATGGAGCAGAAGCTACAACCATCACTATTGGGTCTCCCATATGAACTGTATGACGAGATCTTCAGATATCTCAACAAGAGCCAACTTAATGTGGTGGCCAAAGTCAATCGGCAGCTGCAACTCTACACCAAGGAAACGGAACGAAAAAGGCAGCTGGGCAGCAGGAGTTAA